The Methylomonas rhizoryzae genome includes the window TCTCTAGTTAACTTTATCCAATGGACAGATAGGACAGATAAACGTCAATTTTAAAAAGTCTTTATAGAAACAAAATATATAAAACTTTTATAAAAACACCGTTTATCCGTCCCATCCGTCCTTTAGGTTAACTAAAGAATTTTTGGTTTAATTGATTGTCAAAGTCCCGAACTGACAATCCAAACCACGCTCTTGATCCATTCAATTTACATTTTTGATAACCCTCATCCGATAACTTACGACCAAATGCGTTACTAGGCATAGGTCTATGACCATTCCTTAGGCACCAGCTCCTATAACTGTCATAAAGAAACTGAGATAGGCAAATACTACCAGGCTGCCTTTCACATTCATCTTCTATCCATTTGCCAAAAATATCCTGTTCTTCCTGATATTCTGCTGTTGCCTGCTTAATGACCTCAGGTACATCAGCCAGTCCTCTTGCTTGCCACTCCATACAACCTTCAATCATCCATGCAAGGATATGAGGTGCTTCATTTTTCAGTTTATCAAGCAAATATGGGTCTCTTTCTTCAGGTTTAAAAATCCTGTTAAAGGGGATCATTCTCACTCTTCGCCAAATACCATAATCAGTTCCCTTGATGACTGGTCTATGGTTTCCTAAAACCATCAGTTTAAACTTAGGCGTAAACTGGACAGGTGAGCCATAAAGCTTCCTGACTGCCAGAGTGTCCCCAGATACTAAACTCTTAACTAAGGATTCAGCTAATGCTGTTTCATCCTCGGTTTCAGAACTAATTGCCAACCTTGCCCCAATTAAGTCCGCTAAATCAGGTGTTGCTCCCCCAGCTTGACGCTTTGATGCTGCTATAGTTTCGGGTGATACAGCTCTAGCATAATCTCCCAGGATATAGCGGAGAATGTCACCCATTACACTCTTACCGTTTGCCCCTTTGCCATAACAGAAAATAAAAATCTGCTCTTGCGTTGATCCTGTGAGCAAATAGCCACACCATCGTTTAATCCAGTTTATTAATTCAGCATCCCCCTCAAAGACCTGATCTAAAAACTGTATCCATCTCTCGGCTTTATCAGCGCTGCCCAAATGATCAATCTTTAATGATTTCGTAATGAAGTCACCTTGATTTGCATCTCTTACCTCTCCCGTCCTTAAGTCGATTACGCTCTTAGCATCATTGATTCCAACGATATAGCCGTTAGAGTCAATTAATGATAAAGGCAATCGTATTCCCTCTATATCCTTTAGTAGTTCGACGCTGTTTTTGATTACTTGCAAAGAGCTGGATTTTCTAGCCCATTTTGCATAGTGATCAGCATGTTCCAAATGTAACTCTCCCTCCCTATAAATAACCTTTGCTAGATCAGCGGCCAGTCTCCTTATTTTTGATCCATCAATATCCCACTTCCAGGTTCCATCAATCCACTGTAGCCAAGCATTGGCTCCAGAGACATAGTGAATATTGCCCCTATGAGCATCTGCCAATCTATCTGCATTTCCTTGCTCGGACAGTCTCCTTGTGTCCTCCGTGCCATCTCTGGCATCTGTACCAATGAGTACTGGTTTATAAAATTTTCTACTTTCCAGTTCATTGCCCTGTTCAAACGCCTTTTTTAACGTATTGACAGGTTGCATATTTGCAGCAACAGGTAATCCCTTGTTCAAAAAGTCATTCATTCATACCGCCTTTGGTGATGTTAAAAATTTAGTCAAATCATTCATTTTTATTTCAGTATTTCTTGTTTCATTGTTAAAATTACCAAACAATTGCATTAATATAGCCTCATAAAATCTTTCCTAATTGTTAAAGAGCCTGATAGTTGCTAGAACTATCAACAAGGTATTAAATTAATACCCTAACACCTTGCCTTTTTTCAGGCACAAAAAAACCCAGTAGCTATTTCTAGCTCTAGGTTCGTATTGAAGAGAGGAAGCCCTTCACCTTTTATTTCAACCCAGTAATCCGAATAGAATCTCCGGCTACCAAGTTAATAATTATATTACCACAGAATTCCTATATGTCAATAGGGGTAATGTCAAGCCATTTTTCAACTTTTTTCCATTACCCTTTTGTGCTTTTTACTCTAGTCCAGAATCACTGGATAACCGACTATTAGAGAGGGTATATCTAGGAGTTATTTAGACCCTGATAGATAGATGATCTAATGTCATTAGTTATCATTTATCCCAACTTTAACGCTAGATCACTAGCTTTTAAATGGGTGTATCGTTTCAACATCCCCAGTGTTTTATGCCCTGTAATTGCTGATACCTCCATTGTATTAAGTCCTTTCTCAAATAGTCTTGAAGTGCATTCGTGGCGGAGATCGTGAAATCTTAGGTTTTCTAATCCGGCTCTCTTACAAGCTCTATTAAAGGCCTGTGAGACCGAATCTGGACGCGTTAGAAAGATTTTCCCGCTTGGATGCTTATCTATCCCTTCTAAGATCATCAAAGCCCTTGTAGATAGCGGTACAGCCCTAGAATCACCATTCTTTGTATCAGGCAGGAGTACAAAACGATTCTCAAGGTCTACTTTATCCCATTCAATAGATAAGAGTTCTGATCTTCTCATGCCTGTTTCAATGGCTAATTGAACTATAGTTTTTACTTCCTGAGTTTCGCTGAGTGCTTCAATTAACTTTTCCTTTTCCGATAACTCGAGCCTCCTTGTTCTGCCGCCAGTAGGCTTTGGTAGCTTGATTTGATTGAGTGGATTACCAATACCATCGAAGCCCCATTCTGATTTAGCGACGCTGTATAAATGAGATATTACAGCAAGGTCTAACCGTACTGTATTAGGCGATTTGCCAAGCTTAATACGCTTATCTCTCCAAGCGGCAAAGTCTGCACTACGAAGCCCAGACAAAAGTTTATTTGCTATTGGCTCTTTTATCCACGCCTTGACTCGATAGGCTTCGTTTGTAGCCCCTTTTTTTGTTGGTGTAATCTCTTCCAAATAGCGTTGGAGCAATTCACCAAGAGTCGTTTTTTCTAATTCAGACCTATCAATAAAACTTCCACGTTCAAGCTCCATTTCAGTTTGTCTTGCCCACGAAACTGCATCGGATTTAGACAGAAATGTTTTTGTTTGATCAGGGTAGCCTTTACGCTGGATTCTGGCTTGCCATTTGCCAGCACGTTTACGGAATGTTGCCATAGTATCTCCTGAAAAGGACAGGAGAAGGACAAATGGAAAACAGCAAAGCAAATCTTAATTAATCGATCTACTAAACTATTGTTTACAAAGGGGATAATTGGGGTGAACGATGGGGCTCGAACCCACGACAACCGGAATCACAATCCGGGGCTCTACCAACTGAGCTACGCTCACCATAATGGAATTTGAAATGGCACGCTTGGCAGGACTCGAACCTGCGACCCTCGGCTTAGAAGGCCGATGCTCTAT containing:
- a CDS encoding DNA primase family protein, with product MNDFLNKGLPVAANMQPVNTLKKAFEQGNELESRKFYKPVLIGTDARDGTEDTRRLSEQGNADRLADAHRGNIHYVSGANAWLQWIDGTWKWDIDGSKIRRLAADLAKVIYREGELHLEHADHYAKWARKSSSLQVIKNSVELLKDIEGIRLPLSLIDSNGYIVGINDAKSVIDLRTGEVRDANQGDFITKSLKIDHLGSADKAERWIQFLDQVFEGDAELINWIKRWCGYLLTGSTQEQIFIFCYGKGANGKSVMGDILRYILGDYARAVSPETIAASKRQAGGATPDLADLIGARLAISSETEDETALAESLVKSLVSGDTLAVRKLYGSPVQFTPKFKLMVLGNHRPVIKGTDYGIWRRVRMIPFNRIFKPEERDPYLLDKLKNEAPHILAWMIEGCMEWQARGLADVPEVIKQATAEYQEEQDIFGKWIEDECERQPGSICLSQFLYDSYRSWCLRNGHRPMPSNAFGRKLSDEGYQKCKLNGSRAWFGLSVRDFDNQLNQKFFS
- a CDS encoding integrase; this translates as MATFRKRAGKWQARIQRKGYPDQTKTFLSKSDAVSWARQTEMELERGSFIDRSELEKTTLGELLQRYLEEITPTKKGATNEAYRVKAWIKEPIANKLLSGLRSADFAAWRDKRIKLGKSPNTVRLDLAVISHLYSVAKSEWGFDGIGNPLNQIKLPKPTGGRTRRLELSEKEKLIEALSETQEVKTIVQLAIETGMRRSELLSIEWDKVDLENRFVLLPDTKNGDSRAVPLSTRALMILEGIDKHPSGKIFLTRPDSVSQAFNRACKRAGLENLRFHDLRHECTSRLFEKGLNTMEVSAITGHKTLGMLKRYTHLKASDLALKLG